In Capra hircus breed San Clemente chromosome 26, ASM170441v1, whole genome shotgun sequence, the following are encoded in one genomic region:
- the PNLIP gene encoding pancreatic triacylglycerol lipase, with product MLLIWTLSLLLGAVAGKEVCYDRLGCFSDDSPWAGTIERPLKVLPWSPEEVNTRFLLYTNENPNNFQEIVADASIIANSNFKTSRKTRFVIHGFTDKGDENWLQSICKNLFSVESVNCICVDWKGGSRTGYTQATQNIRIVGAEVAYLVDVLKSSFEYSLSDVHVIGHSLGAHAAGEAGRRTSGTIGRITGLDPAEPYFQGTPELVRLDPSDAQFVDVIHTDAAPMIPNLGFGMSQVVGHLDFFPNGGKEMPGCQKNALSQIVDIDGIWEGTRDFVACNHLRSYKYYADSILNPDGFAGFPCASYSDFSANKCFPCPSEGCPQMGHYADRFPGKTKSEGQIFYLNTGDASNFARWRYEVTVTLSGKRVTGHILVSLFGDKGNSKQYEIFNGTLKPDSTESNEFDSDVDVGVLQKVKFLWYNNVINPTLPKVGASKITVEAYDGQVFDFCSQDTVREEVLLTLNPC from the exons atgCTGCTAATCTGGACACTTTCACTGTTGCTGGGAGCAGTCGcag GAAAAGAAGTCTGCTACGATAGACTTGGCTGCTTCAGTGATGATTCCCCTTGGGCAGGAACTATAGAAAGACCCCTCAAAGTATTGCCTTGGTCTCCAGAAGAAGTCAACACTCGCTTCCTCCTGTACACTAATGAGAACCCAAACAACTTTCAA GAAATTGTTGCAGATGCATCAATCATCGCAAACTCCAATTTCAAAACAAGTAGAAAAACCCGCTTTGTTATTCATGGATTCACAGACAAGGGAGATGAAAACTGGCTGCAGAGTATTTGCAAG AACCTGTTTAGCGTGGAAAGTGTGAACTGCATCTGTGTGGACTGGAAAGGCGGCTCCCGCACAGGGTACACGCAAGCCACACAGAACATCCGGATTGTGGGTGCAGAGGTGGCGTATTTAGTGGATGTTCTTAAG TCATCATTTGAATACTCACTTTCTGACGTCCACGTCATTGGCCACAGTCTGGGTGCCCACGCTgctggggaggcaggaaggaggaccAGTGGGACTATTGGCCGTATCACAG GGTTGGATCCAGCGGAGCCTTACTTTCAGGGCACACCTGAATTGGTCCGATTGGACCCCAGCGATGCCCAGTTTGTGGATGTAATTCACACAGACGCTGCCCCAATGATCCCCAACCTGG ggTTTGGAATGAGCCAAGTTGTGGGCCACCTAGATTTCTTCccaaatggaggaaaagaaatgcCTGGATGTCAGAAGAATGCTCTGTCTCAGATTGTTGACATCGATGGGATCTGGGAAG GAACGCGTGACTTTGTGGCCTGTAATCACTTAAGAAGCTACAAGTATTATGCTGACAGCATCCTCAACCCTGATGGCTTTGCCGGATTTCCTTGTGCCTCTTACAGTGATTTCAGTGCA AACAAGTGCTTCCCCTGTCCAAGTGAAGGCTGCCCCCAGATGGGTCATTATGCTGACAGATTTCCTGGGAAAACAAAATCAGAGGGCCAGATATTTTATCTAAACACTGGTGATGCCAGCAATTTTGCCC GTTGGAGGTATGAGGTGACCGTCACACTGTCTGGAAAGAGAGTTACAGGACACATACTAGTTTCTTTGTTTGGAGataaaggaaactctaagcagtATGAAATTTTCAA CGGTACTCTCAAACCAGACAGTACTGAATCCAACGAATTTGACTCAGATGTGGATGTTGGAGTTTTGCAAAAGGTTAAGTTTCTTTGGTACAACAATGTGATCAACCCAACTCTACCCAAAGTGGGAGCATCCAAGATCACTGTGGAAGCATATGACGGACAAGT GTTTGACTTCTGTAGCCAAGACACTGTGAGGGAAGAGGTTCTTCTCACCCTCAACCCGTGTTAG